In Haliaeetus albicilla chromosome 18, bHalAlb1.1, whole genome shotgun sequence, one genomic interval encodes:
- the ENDOU gene encoding uridylate-specific endoribonuclease isoform X2 yields MLKTWILLVGAGIALGCVSGNLYTAPDSCEGRCEEPYSEEDECHCNTECERYHNCCEDYYRHCQPGGEWTREAAHTREGFSSSWDAITDEDLLRISEQLYRADHNKARPTDIAINPQYQASPDETDDQEDRSPQPLYKYINEELFSKPTYASFIKLLDNYQRVTGREEDVTAEELREQDNFLKEVMKTELMKKLFAFLHKKNRYGSEQEFVADLKEMWFGLYSRGDGEQDSSGFEHVFSGEVKKGKVSGFHNWIRFYLLEKQGIVNYFSHNFNGPWDTYPDVLGLQFSWDGFYKEVGSAFIGCSPEFEFGLYTLCFIARPGRACHLSLGGYSLSIQTYPWTKTTYGNGKKYIATAYVISP; encoded by the exons ATGTTGAAGACCTGGATCCTCCTTGTCGGGGCAGGAATAGCCCTGGGCTGCGTGTCTGGCA ACCTGTACACGGCTCCCGACTCCTGCGAGGGACGCTGCGAGGAGCCCTACAGCGAGGAGGACGAGTGCCACTGCAACACCGAGTGCGAGAGGTACCACAACTGCTGTGAGGATTACTACAGGCACTGCCAACCCG GTGGAGAATGGACCAGGGAAGCAGCTCACACCCGCG AGGgtttctccagcagctgggatGCCATCACCGACGAGGACCTCCTGCGCATCTCGGAGCAGCTTTACAGGGCGGATCACAACAAAGCCCGGCCGACCGACATCGCCATTAACCCCCAGTACCAGGCCTCCCCCGATGAGACGGATGACCAGGAGGACCGCTCCCCGCAGCC GCTCTACAAATACATCAATGAGGAACTCTTCTCCAAACCCACCTACGCGAGCTTCATTAAACTGCTGGACAACTACCAGAGGGTgactggcagggaggaggacgTGACAGCGGAGGAGCTGAGGGAGCAGGACAACTTCCTCAAGGAAGTGATGAAAACCGAGCTGATGAAGAAACTCTTTGCCTTCCTCCACAAAAAAA ACCGCTACGGCTCTGAGCAGGAGTTTGTCGCCGATTTGAAGGAGATGTGGTTCGGCCTTTATTCCAGAGGCGATGGTGAGCAGGACTCCAGCGGCTTCGAGCACGTCTTCTCAG GGGAggtgaaaaaagggaaagtgtCTGGATTTCACAACTGGATTCGCTTCTACCTCCTTGAAAAGCAGGGCATTGTCAACTACTTCAGCCACAACTTCAACGGGCCG TGGGACACCTACCCTGACGTGCTGGGGCTGCAGTTCAGCTGGGATGGCTTTTACAAGGAGGTGGGCTCTGCCTTCATCGGCTGCAGCCCCGAATTTGAATTTGGCCTCTACACGTTGTGCTTCATCGCGCGTCCCGGGAGGGC ATGTCACCTGAGCCTGGGTGGCTACAGCCTCAGCATCCAGACCTACCCCTGGACCAAAACCACCTACGGCAACGGCAAGAAGTACATCGCCACCGCCTATGTGATCTCGCCCTGA
- the ENDOU gene encoding uridylate-specific endoribonuclease isoform X1 — MKGCCACSPVASSCPQDMGLVRVGTPLPPLHPLTLHAEHPALTASQDHDTHASMQHQVLHHPHFSWAANLQPRELLPALASLLPLLAEGFSSSWDAITDEDLLRISEQLYRADHNKARPTDIAINPQYQASPDETDDQEDRSPQPLYKYINEELFSKPTYASFIKLLDNYQRVTGREEDVTAEELREQDNFLKEVMKTELMKKLFAFLHKKNRYGSEQEFVADLKEMWFGLYSRGDGEQDSSGFEHVFSGEVKKGKVSGFHNWIRFYLLEKQGIVNYFSHNFNGPWDTYPDVLGLQFSWDGFYKEVGSAFIGCSPEFEFGLYTLCFIARPGRACHLSLGGYSLSIQTYPWTKTTYGNGKKYIATAYVISP; from the exons ATGAAaggctgctgtgcctgcagccCCGTGGCCAGCTCTTGTCCCCAGGACATGGGGTTGGTGAGGGTTGGGACCCCCCTGCCACCCCTGCACCCCTTAACCCTCCATGCTGAGCACCCGGCTCTCACGGCATCCCAGGATCATGACACCCATGCATCGATGCAGCATCAGGTGCTGCATCACCCTCACTTCTCATGGGCAGCTAATCTGCAGCCccgggagctgctgcctgctcttgccagcctcctgcctctccttgcAGAGGgtttctccagcagctgggatGCCATCACCGACGAGGACCTCCTGCGCATCTCGGAGCAGCTTTACAGGGCGGATCACAACAAAGCCCGGCCGACCGACATCGCCATTAACCCCCAGTACCAGGCCTCCCCCGATGAGACGGATGACCAGGAGGACCGCTCCCCGCAGCC GCTCTACAAATACATCAATGAGGAACTCTTCTCCAAACCCACCTACGCGAGCTTCATTAAACTGCTGGACAACTACCAGAGGGTgactggcagggaggaggacgTGACAGCGGAGGAGCTGAGGGAGCAGGACAACTTCCTCAAGGAAGTGATGAAAACCGAGCTGATGAAGAAACTCTTTGCCTTCCTCCACAAAAAAA ACCGCTACGGCTCTGAGCAGGAGTTTGTCGCCGATTTGAAGGAGATGTGGTTCGGCCTTTATTCCAGAGGCGATGGTGAGCAGGACTCCAGCGGCTTCGAGCACGTCTTCTCAG GGGAggtgaaaaaagggaaagtgtCTGGATTTCACAACTGGATTCGCTTCTACCTCCTTGAAAAGCAGGGCATTGTCAACTACTTCAGCCACAACTTCAACGGGCCG TGGGACACCTACCCTGACGTGCTGGGGCTGCAGTTCAGCTGGGATGGCTTTTACAAGGAGGTGGGCTCTGCCTTCATCGGCTGCAGCCCCGAATTTGAATTTGGCCTCTACACGTTGTGCTTCATCGCGCGTCCCGGGAGGGC ATGTCACCTGAGCCTGGGTGGCTACAGCCTCAGCATCCAGACCTACCCCTGGACCAAAACCACCTACGGCAACGGCAAGAAGTACATCGCCACCGCCTATGTGATCTCGCCCTGA
- the ENDOU gene encoding uridylate-specific endoribonuclease isoform X4 — protein MGGGFPRSLSLSTSCFLVHLAELSSCKPAFLWLLQPPVLGEDKGKYFSNTLSTIPLWLLEVSRGASQMQWNMQHELRYFALHDSAVVMRGDGLAEMIKNSSVFEADAATRSGLCASGFGSQLTRILRVTRCLHCHLLAQNVIYLQEGSFVTSDAASRLYLMFQKQLTPLRINDLYTAPDSCEGRCEEPYSEEDECHCNTECERYHNCCEDYYRHCQPGGEWTREAAHTREGFSSSWDAITDEDLLRISEQLYRADHNKARPTDIAINPQYQASPDETDDQEDRSPQPLYKYINEELFSKPTYASFIKLLDNYQRVTGREEDVTAEELREQDNFLKEVMKTELMKKLFAFLHKKNRYGSEQEFVADLKEMWFGLYSRGDGEQDSSGFEHVFSGEVKKGKVSGFHNWIRFYLLEKQGIVNYFSHNFNGPWDTYPDVLGLQFSWDGFYKEVGSAFIGCSPEFEFGLYTLCFIARPGRACHLSLGGYSLSIQTYPWTKTTYGNGKKYIATAYVISP, from the exons ATGGGTGGAGGCTTCCCCCGGTCTTTATCCTTGTCCACCAGTTGCTTCCTGGTACATCTTGCTGAGCTTTCATCATGCAAGCCTGCCTTCCTCTGGCTCCTCCAGCCTCCTGTGCTGGGGGAGGacaaagggaaatatttttctaataccTTATCCACGATCCCTCTGTGGCTGCTGGAGGTGAGCAGAGGAGCCAGTCAGATGCAGTGGAATATGCAACATGAACTCAGGTATTTTGCTCTTCATGACTCTGCGGTTGTTATGAGAGGAGACGGGCTTGCAGAGATGATAAAGAACAGCTCTGTCTTTGAGGCAGATGCTGCAACAAGGAGTGGTTTGTGCGCATCAGGTTTTGGCTCCCAGTTGACCAGGATTCTGCGTGTGACTAGGTGCCTTCATTGCCATCTTCTTGCACAAAATGTGATCTATTTGCAAGAAGGGAGTTTCGTCACTTCTGACGCTGCCAGCAGGCTGTATCTGatgtttcagaagcagctgaCTCCCCTCAGGATTAATG ACCTGTACACGGCTCCCGACTCCTGCGAGGGACGCTGCGAGGAGCCCTACAGCGAGGAGGACGAGTGCCACTGCAACACCGAGTGCGAGAGGTACCACAACTGCTGTGAGGATTACTACAGGCACTGCCAACCCG GTGGAGAATGGACCAGGGAAGCAGCTCACACCCGCG AGGgtttctccagcagctgggatGCCATCACCGACGAGGACCTCCTGCGCATCTCGGAGCAGCTTTACAGGGCGGATCACAACAAAGCCCGGCCGACCGACATCGCCATTAACCCCCAGTACCAGGCCTCCCCCGATGAGACGGATGACCAGGAGGACCGCTCCCCGCAGCC GCTCTACAAATACATCAATGAGGAACTCTTCTCCAAACCCACCTACGCGAGCTTCATTAAACTGCTGGACAACTACCAGAGGGTgactggcagggaggaggacgTGACAGCGGAGGAGCTGAGGGAGCAGGACAACTTCCTCAAGGAAGTGATGAAAACCGAGCTGATGAAGAAACTCTTTGCCTTCCTCCACAAAAAAA ACCGCTACGGCTCTGAGCAGGAGTTTGTCGCCGATTTGAAGGAGATGTGGTTCGGCCTTTATTCCAGAGGCGATGGTGAGCAGGACTCCAGCGGCTTCGAGCACGTCTTCTCAG GGGAggtgaaaaaagggaaagtgtCTGGATTTCACAACTGGATTCGCTTCTACCTCCTTGAAAAGCAGGGCATTGTCAACTACTTCAGCCACAACTTCAACGGGCCG TGGGACACCTACCCTGACGTGCTGGGGCTGCAGTTCAGCTGGGATGGCTTTTACAAGGAGGTGGGCTCTGCCTTCATCGGCTGCAGCCCCGAATTTGAATTTGGCCTCTACACGTTGTGCTTCATCGCGCGTCCCGGGAGGGC ATGTCACCTGAGCCTGGGTGGCTACAGCCTCAGCATCCAGACCTACCCCTGGACCAAAACCACCTACGGCAACGGCAAGAAGTACATCGCCACCGCCTATGTGATCTCGCCCTGA
- the ENDOU gene encoding uridylate-specific endoribonuclease isoform X3 has translation MNSDLYTAPDSCEGRCEEPYSEEDECHCNTECERYHNCCEDYYRHCQPGGEWTREAAHTREGFSSSWDAITDEDLLRISEQLYRADHNKARPTDIAINPQYQASPDETDDQEDRSPQPLYKYINEELFSKPTYASFIKLLDNYQRVTGREEDVTAEELREQDNFLKEVMKTELMKKLFAFLHKKNRYGSEQEFVADLKEMWFGLYSRGDGEQDSSGFEHVFSGEVKKGKVSGFHNWIRFYLLEKQGIVNYFSHNFNGPWDTYPDVLGLQFSWDGFYKEVGSAFIGCSPEFEFGLYTLCFIARPGRACHLSLGGYSLSIQTYPWTKTTYGNGKKYIATAYVISP, from the exons ATGAACTCAG ACCTGTACACGGCTCCCGACTCCTGCGAGGGACGCTGCGAGGAGCCCTACAGCGAGGAGGACGAGTGCCACTGCAACACCGAGTGCGAGAGGTACCACAACTGCTGTGAGGATTACTACAGGCACTGCCAACCCG GTGGAGAATGGACCAGGGAAGCAGCTCACACCCGCG AGGgtttctccagcagctgggatGCCATCACCGACGAGGACCTCCTGCGCATCTCGGAGCAGCTTTACAGGGCGGATCACAACAAAGCCCGGCCGACCGACATCGCCATTAACCCCCAGTACCAGGCCTCCCCCGATGAGACGGATGACCAGGAGGACCGCTCCCCGCAGCC GCTCTACAAATACATCAATGAGGAACTCTTCTCCAAACCCACCTACGCGAGCTTCATTAAACTGCTGGACAACTACCAGAGGGTgactggcagggaggaggacgTGACAGCGGAGGAGCTGAGGGAGCAGGACAACTTCCTCAAGGAAGTGATGAAAACCGAGCTGATGAAGAAACTCTTTGCCTTCCTCCACAAAAAAA ACCGCTACGGCTCTGAGCAGGAGTTTGTCGCCGATTTGAAGGAGATGTGGTTCGGCCTTTATTCCAGAGGCGATGGTGAGCAGGACTCCAGCGGCTTCGAGCACGTCTTCTCAG GGGAggtgaaaaaagggaaagtgtCTGGATTTCACAACTGGATTCGCTTCTACCTCCTTGAAAAGCAGGGCATTGTCAACTACTTCAGCCACAACTTCAACGGGCCG TGGGACACCTACCCTGACGTGCTGGGGCTGCAGTTCAGCTGGGATGGCTTTTACAAGGAGGTGGGCTCTGCCTTCATCGGCTGCAGCCCCGAATTTGAATTTGGCCTCTACACGTTGTGCTTCATCGCGCGTCCCGGGAGGGC ATGTCACCTGAGCCTGGGTGGCTACAGCCTCAGCATCCAGACCTACCCCTGGACCAAAACCACCTACGGCAACGGCAAGAAGTACATCGCCACCGCCTATGTGATCTCGCCCTGA